The Exiguobacterium mexicanum genome includes a window with the following:
- a CDS encoding PLP-dependent aminotransferase family protein — protein sequence MELQVTFPSGTTKYMAIYEHIKQLILQQQLKAHSRMPSKRELANQLNVSVFTVQEAYAQLLSEGYLYSTERQGYFIGEIEVPFQEKAALQKEELLPTIKEESLNFRNGQVDPTEFPYKIWNRLYQNFLAPAHIANGAWQGEPELRNEIANYLRRSRGLHCHAKQIYVFSGTQQQLSCLCQFLIPSKVGIEEPGFIRANAVFHQLNIPVLPLRLDSEGCTVPKQPVTLLYTTPAHQYPLGTIMSINRRLELLTWAKASSSYIVEDDYDSEFRYRGASIPTLAHLDSLNQVIYFGTFSKTLLPSIRISYLVLPLSLVKEYEAFNALQKSTVSKIDQLVVAEFIKTGRYEKHIAKMRTLYRSKRKCLIEAIDEFLGEDFSVRGDEAGLHIIVQLPAFLTEREAIARAHSLGIAVDAVSHMYQETKSTDRVIIGYGALSVGEIRKGIQSLASVWKSP from the coding sequence GTGGAACTGCAAGTAACGTTTCCATCGGGAACCACAAAATATATGGCCATTTATGAACACATCAAACAGCTCATTCTACAACAACAGTTAAAAGCGCATTCAAGAATGCCCTCTAAACGCGAATTAGCCAATCAATTGAATGTCAGTGTATTTACCGTACAGGAAGCATATGCCCAATTACTGAGTGAAGGTTACCTGTATTCAACAGAGAGACAAGGTTATTTTATAGGGGAGATTGAAGTCCCCTTCCAAGAAAAAGCTGCCCTTCAAAAAGAAGAATTACTGCCAACGATAAAAGAAGAGTCCTTAAATTTTAGAAACGGACAAGTTGATCCAACAGAATTTCCATACAAAATTTGGAACCGCCTGTATCAAAATTTTCTGGCTCCTGCCCATATTGCGAATGGTGCTTGGCAAGGGGAACCGGAATTACGGAACGAAATTGCAAACTATTTGCGCCGATCCCGAGGATTGCATTGCCATGCAAAACAAATTTATGTTTTCAGTGGTACTCAACAACAATTAAGTTGTCTGTGTCAATTCCTCATTCCTTCTAAAGTAGGAATCGAGGAACCTGGCTTTATTCGGGCAAATGCGGTTTTTCACCAATTAAACATACCTGTTTTACCTCTAAGGTTGGATTCTGAAGGCTGTACCGTACCGAAACAGCCAGTGACACTTCTTTATACAACTCCAGCTCACCAATATCCACTTGGCACCATAATGTCGATCAACAGGCGCCTTGAGTTGTTGACATGGGCAAAAGCTTCTTCCAGTTACATCGTGGAAGATGATTATGATTCGGAATTCCGTTACCGAGGAGCCTCCATTCCAACGTTGGCTCATTTAGACTCTTTAAATCAAGTTATTTATTTTGGTACGTTCTCAAAAACCTTACTGCCTTCTATTCGAATCAGTTATCTTGTCCTCCCCTTATCTTTAGTGAAAGAATATGAAGCATTCAATGCACTGCAGAAATCCACTGTTTCCAAAATCGATCAGTTAGTTGTTGCAGAATTCATTAAGACAGGTAGATATGAGAAGCACATCGCCAAAATGCGAACCCTTTACCGCTCAAAGAGAAAGTGCTTGATTGAAGCGATAGATGAATTTTTAGGAGAAGATTTTTCTGTTAGAGGAGATGAGGCTGGATTGCATATCATTGTCCAATTACCTGCCTTCTTAACGGAACGAGAAGCAATTGCAAGGGCGCATTCGCTTGGCATTGCAGTTGATGCCGTATCCCATATGTATCAAGAAACCAAATCCACCGACCGAGTGATCATCGGATACGGGGCTTTGAGTGTTGGAGAAATTCGGAAGGGCAT